The following is a genomic window from Verrucosispora sp. WMMD573.
CGCCCGCCACCGGGGAGAGGCCGTAGACGGCCAGCCCCGGACGGACCAGGTCGAAGTGGGTGTCCGGCCGGGTCAGCGTGGCCGCAGAGTTGGCCAGGTGCCGGTAGCGCGGGCGGAGCCCGGCCCGCTCGACCATGGCCAGCCCCTCGTGGAAGACCGCCACCTGCCGGTCCGTGGTCGGGTGACCGGGCAGGTCCGCGTAGACGAAGTGGCTCCACACACCCACCACCTCGATCAGCCCGTCGGCCTGTGCCTTGGCGGCGGCGTCGAGCAGAGCCGGCCAGTCAGCGACCGTCGCGCCGCCCCGGGCCAGCCCGGTGTCGATCTTCAGGTGCAGTCGGGCGGGCCGCCCGGCCGTGCGGCTCGCCTCCAGCATCTCGTCGAGCTGCGGCAGGCTGGCCACTCCCAGGTCGATGCCGGCGGTCACGCCGGTGTGCAGCGGTAGCCCCGGGGCGAGCAGCCAGGCCAGCATCGGGGCGTCGATGCCGGCCGCGCGCAGCGTCAACGCCTCGTCCAGGGTGCAGACGCCGAGCCAGTCCGCCCCCGCGTCGAGCGCGGCTCGGGCGGCCGGAATCATGCCGTGGCCGTAGCCGTCGCCCTTCACCACCGCCATCAGTTCCGCACTGGTGCCGGCGCGCAGCCGGTCCACGTTCTCCCGGATCGCGTCTAGGTCGACACGTACCTCGGCCTGCCACATGCCCCCACCCTACTTTCCAGGCTGATCACCATGGCAGGTACTCAGGGCAGACGGGCCAGCACGGGACGCAGCGCGACGGCGACGTCGGGCGCGGTCACCGGGCCGCCCCGGGCCGCTTCCCGGCCGGCCAGCCCGTGCAGGTACGCCGCCGCCGCGGCGGCCCGCTCGGCCGGTAGGCCGGCCGCGAGCAGCGAACCGAGCAGTCCGGCCAGCACGTCGCCGGTGCCACC
Proteins encoded in this region:
- the alr gene encoding alanine racemase, producing MWQAEVRVDLDAIRENVDRLRAGTSAELMAVVKGDGYGHGMIPAARAALDAGADWLGVCTLDEALTLRAAGIDAPMLAWLLAPGLPLHTGVTAGIDLGVASLPQLDEMLEASRTAGRPARLHLKIDTGLARGGATVADWPALLDAAAKAQADGLIEVVGVWSHFVYADLPGHPTTDRQVAVFHEGLAMVERAGLRPRYRHLANSAATLTRPDTHFDLVRPGLAVYGLSPVAGETYGLRPAMTARARVLLTKRVPAGAGVSYGHTYTTEREANLAVVPLGYADGVPRHASNCGPVQLGGARRTISGRVCMDQFVLDCGDDPVAAGDVATLFGSGSEGEPTADDWAEAVGTINYEIVTRFGSTRVPRVYDGDRA